The Candidatus Saganbacteria bacterium genome includes a region encoding these proteins:
- a CDS encoding efflux RND transporter permease subunit — MIKNFVTRPLFTFSIFIVLIIFGVLSYSRLPLDFLPNISLPTLTIITPYPGASADDIEITVSKVIEDSVATVTNIDKITSNSMENISIVTINFKWGSDIDAAAADVRDKMDLINAKLPKDVQPSTIYKFDTSQIPILIMGVSADQSYKGLYDLADKKITNLMKRVQGVGTVTILGGLQRQINVDVDRTRLEAYHLSIGQVNLALQAANLSMPAGSIKSTELEYGIRIPGEYSNMDEISKTVIGSYQGKSIFISDIARVTDSFKEPDNMTEVDQKPGIMLMVQKQSGANTVQVTQALRKEIVRMQDELPPDIKFSYVQDTSEYISRSINELTKTLYWSFLFVVLTVLFFLRNVRGSLIVSLAIPMSIIAAFIYMFYTGASINIISLASIIISIGVVVDDAIVVMENIYRHMEKKHEAPVEAAIYGGGEVSGAVIASTTTNLAIFIPLLLVQGFIGIFFNQLSIITIVVISMSLFTAMTLTPMLSSKLLEIKKEGENKKNFFSDIHDRSEEAFNFIEEQYKKILSWSLNNRKRVVIICSLIFFLSMPLFLVVGTEFFPDQDNGLATATVELAAGSKFERTAEIMRKIEAEVKRQVPELEFILITAGSSQRVSLTNDSGPNKGKIYLKLVPMDKRKRSLKEIQRQVAGIAMSIPGLKNITFAAAGANALGGANKPVTVEIYGNNFDVMDQVTSDLKQKFDRIPGIVDPSLSREKTNPEYALKIDREKASDFGLTMYDVAMAARQYIYGNTSTKYREQGDEYDIFVRLDEDSRKSIDDIKNVYVTNRMGQNISLGNIATVELRNGPQVIERKNQQRYERYEADYFGRPLGDIIRDVSRIISKTSIPADVTVKITGNAEQMAESFKSLFIALILGISLIYLVMVAQFESFLEPFIIMFAIPFALVGVVWALFLTGLPFGVMPFIGLIMVVGVAVKNSIVLVDYTNILRERGIEIKESILEAGKTRLRPILMTSCTAILGLLPIVFGTGEGSGFWKNMSIAVLGGLIVSATISLVFVPTFYFIVESRFKDKGAGGGK, encoded by the coding sequence ATGATAAAGAATTTTGTCACAAGGCCGCTTTTTACCTTCTCGATATTTATAGTCCTTATAATATTCGGGGTCTTAAGTTATTCCCGTCTGCCGCTTGATTTTCTCCCTAACATATCACTCCCGACGCTGACGATCATCACACCTTATCCCGGAGCAAGCGCGGACGATATTGAAATAACGGTCTCAAAGGTAATAGAGGATTCAGTTGCCACCGTTACGAACATCGACAAGATCACTTCCAACAGCATGGAGAACATCTCTATCGTGACGATCAATTTCAAATGGGGATCTGATATCGATGCGGCTGCGGCTGATGTAAGGGACAAGATGGACCTGATAAACGCAAAGCTCCCGAAAGATGTCCAGCCGTCAACAATATATAAATTCGATACATCACAGATCCCGATCCTGATCATGGGTGTTTCAGCGGATCAGTCATATAAAGGGTTGTACGACTTAGCGGACAAAAAAATCACAAACCTGATGAAAAGGGTGCAGGGTGTCGGCACCGTCACGATCCTCGGTGGTCTGCAGAGGCAGATCAACGTGGATGTCGACAGGACAAGACTGGAAGCCTACCACCTTTCTATCGGGCAGGTCAACCTGGCACTCCAGGCTGCGAACCTTTCCATGCCTGCCGGCAGCATCAAATCAACGGAACTCGAATACGGGATAAGGATCCCCGGAGAATATTCGAACATGGACGAGATATCGAAGACAGTGATCGGGAGTTACCAGGGCAAGAGTATTTTTATTTCCGACATAGCAAGAGTTACGGATTCATTCAAAGAGCCGGATAATATGACCGAGGTGGACCAAAAGCCGGGAATAATGCTGATGGTCCAGAAGCAATCCGGTGCAAATACCGTGCAGGTCACCCAGGCGCTCCGGAAAGAAATAGTCAGGATGCAGGATGAACTCCCGCCGGACATTAAATTCAGTTATGTGCAGGACACTTCCGAATATATTTCCAGGTCAATAAACGAATTGACCAAAACATTGTACTGGTCCTTCCTGTTTGTCGTGCTGACGGTCCTATTCTTCTTAAGGAACGTAAGAGGTTCCCTGATCGTATCACTGGCCATCCCGATGTCCATAATTGCCGCGTTCATTTATATGTTCTATACAGGAGCTTCAATAAATATAATTTCGCTTGCGTCCATCATCATTTCCATAGGTGTGGTGGTGGATGATGCGATCGTGGTCATGGAAAATATTTACAGGCACATGGAAAAAAAACATGAAGCTCCGGTCGAGGCTGCAATTTACGGCGGGGGAGAAGTGTCAGGCGCCGTTATCGCTTCCACAACGACCAACCTTGCCATATTCATCCCGTTACTCCTTGTCCAGGGTTTCATCGGGATATTTTTCAACCAATTATCCATTATCACGATAGTAGTGATATCGATGTCGCTTTTTACGGCAATGACTTTGACCCCGATGCTTTCGTCCAAGCTTCTTGAGATAAAAAAAGAAGGAGAGAACAAGAAGAACTTCTTTTCGGACATCCATGACAGAAGCGAAGAAGCCTTTAATTTTATCGAGGAACAATACAAAAAGATCCTTAGTTGGTCCCTCAACAACAGAAAAAGGGTCGTCATCATCTGCTCCCTGATATTTTTTCTGAGCATGCCGCTGTTCCTGGTGGTGGGGACTGAATTCTTTCCCGACCAGGATAACGGTCTTGCGACCGCGACAGTGGAGCTTGCCGCGGGTTCTAAGTTTGAGCGTACTGCTGAAATCATGAGAAAAATCGAGGCGGAGGTAAAACGCCAGGTGCCGGAACTCGAGTTCATTCTTATCACTGCCGGGTCAAGCCAGAGGGTCAGCCTCACGAACGATTCCGGACCCAATAAAGGCAAGATCTATCTTAAGCTGGTCCCGATGGACAAGAGAAAAAGATCGCTTAAAGAGATACAAAGACAGGTAGCCGGTATTGCCATGTCGATCCCCGGCCTCAAGAATATTACTTTTGCCGCAGCCGGGGCAAACGCGCTTGGCGGAGCGAATAAACCGGTCACAGTTGAAATATACGGGAATAATTTTGATGTAATGGACCAGGTTACTTCAGATCTCAAGCAAAAGTTCGATAGAATACCGGGTATTGTCGACCCGTCACTTTCAAGAGAAAAGACTAATCCGGAATACGCCCTGAAGATCGACCGGGAAAAAGCCTCGGATTTCGGGCTTACGATGTATGATGTGGCGATGGCAGCCAGGCAGTATATTTACGGGAACACCTCCACAAAATACCGTGAGCAGGGGGATGAATACGATATCTTTGTCAGGCTTGACGAGGACAGCAGAAAGTCGATCGACGATATAAAGAATGTTTATGTGACCAACAGGATGGGGCAGAATATTTCTTTGGGTAACATTGCGACTGTGGAGCTGCGCAACGGGCCTCAGGTGATCGAGAGGAAGAACCAGCAAAGATATGAAAGATATGAAGCGGATTATTTCGGCAGGCCTCTCGGAGATATAATAAGGGACGTCAGCAGGATAATATCAAAGACGAGTATTCCGGCCGATGTCACGGTAAAGATAACCGGCAATGCCGAACAAATGGCAGAAAGCTTTAAATCTCTGTTCATAGCCCTTATTTTAGGAATATCCCTGATCTACCTTGTCATGGTCGCGCAGTTTGAATCTTTCCTCGAACCTTTCATTATCATGTTCGCAATCCCGTTCGCGCTTGTCGGGGTCGTCTGGGCCCTCTTTTTGACGGGCTTGCCGTTCGGAGTGATGCCTTTTATAGGCCTGATAATGGTGGTCGGTGTCGCCGTAAAAAATTCAATAGTCCTTGTAGATTATACGAATATACTCAGGGAAAGAGGCATAGAAATAAAGGAATCGATCCTTGAAGCGGGAAAAACAAGGCTTCGTCCGATCCTGATGACCTCATGCACCGCAATATTAGGTCTGCTCCCAATTGTTTTCGGAACAGGAGAAGGTTCGGGCTTTTGGAAGAATATGTCAATCGCCGTTCTTGGAGGTCTGATTGTGTCGGCGACGATAAGTCTTGTTTTCGTTCCCACGTTCTACTTCATTGTAGAAAGCCGGTTCAAGGACAAAGGCGCTGGAGGAGGAAAATAA
- a CDS encoding efflux RND transporter periplasmic adaptor subunit produces the protein MKTKRIVWIILVLLVLLLFYRACTRIRSAKKLETGRIIPVTVTTPKIGTIENILTLTGDIKGESEVSVRPRIAGRVEEIFVKEGDHVSKGDVLLSFLAGIKEDDPIYEDMVVRAPISGFIGMQLVKIGDQVISSVGTNNPVFVIYGIDNVKIYANVPEKFYTLVSKGTPAMIYPDALPGKVFRGSVSRIRPVIDPSTRTIQVEIIIPNTSYIIRPGMFAKVDLILQKKSNVMIIPSDAVLNNEEDYVFTADNGHAMKKNVVKGIESENELEIKSGLLQTDKVIINGQRIVTEGSTIEVK, from the coding sequence ATGAAAACAAAAAGAATTGTCTGGATAATACTGGTACTGCTGGTTCTTCTTCTTTTTTACAGGGCATGCACAAGGATAAGGAGCGCGAAAAAGCTCGAGACCGGGCGCATCATTCCGGTAACCGTCACAACCCCCAAGATAGGTACCATAGAGAATATATTGACCCTGACAGGCGACATAAAAGGCGAGTCCGAGGTCAGCGTAAGGCCCAGGATCGCGGGCAGAGTGGAAGAGATCTTTGTAAAAGAGGGCGACCATGTCAGCAAAGGCGATGTTTTGCTCTCATTTCTGGCGGGGATAAAAGAGGACGATCCCATATATGAGGACATGGTAGTCCGTGCCCCTATATCGGGATTTATCGGAATGCAGCTCGTAAAGATAGGCGACCAGGTGATCAGCTCGGTAGGAACCAATAACCCTGTTTTTGTCATCTACGGCATTGATAATGTAAAGATATATGCCAATGTGCCGGAAAAATTCTATACTCTTGTTTCAAAAGGGACACCTGCCATGATATACCCTGATGCGCTTCCCGGAAAAGTGTTCAGAGGTTCGGTCAGCAGGATAAGACCGGTGATCGATCCAAGCACGCGGACCATCCAGGTTGAGATAATCATTCCCAATACTTCCTATATAATAAGGCCGGGAATGTTCGCGAAAGTGGACCTTATTCTCCAGAAAAAATCTAATGTGATGATAATCCCGTCGGATGCAGTCCTTAATAACGAGGAAGATTATGTTTTTACCGCCGATAACGGTCATGCCATGAAAAAAAATGTCGTCAAAGGGATCGAAAGCGAGAATGAATTAGAGATAAAAAGCGGTCTTTTACAGACCGACAAAGTGATCATAAACGGCCAGAGGATCGTTACGGAAGGATCGACCATCGAGGTCAAATAA
- a CDS encoding MarR family transcriptional regulator has protein sequence MNTGELNDFIEKFESCMSVITKGFHGGGFSEINDIDITIPQFVALNIIAKKECPKMSDLSAELGVTLGNMTMMIDRLIKEDFVERKGDPEDRRIVRVCLNQKGKNLIKKAKEHKMDSMARIFGKMSEGDRKSLLHIIEKLTGAIRQEQERG, from the coding sequence ATGAACACAGGCGAACTGAACGACTTCATAGAAAAGTTCGAAAGCTGCATGTCAGTCATAACAAAGGGCTTCCACGGCGGTGGATTCTCGGAAATAAACGATATCGATATAACAATACCGCAGTTCGTTGCGCTGAACATTATCGCCAAAAAGGAATGTCCCAAGATGTCAGACCTCAGCGCCGAGCTCGGAGTGACGCTCGGCAACATGACCATGATGATAGACAGGCTGATAAAGGAGGACTTTGTCGAAAGAAAAGGGGACCCTGAGGACAGGCGCATCGTAAGGGTTTGTCTTAATCAGAAAGGGAAGAACCTTATAAAAAAAGCCAAAGAACATAAAATGGACAGTATGGCCAGAATTTTCGGCAAAATGTCCGAAGGCGACAGGAAATCCCTTCTGCACATCATAGAAAAATTGACCGGCGCGATAAGACAGGAACAAGAAAGGGGATAA
- a CDS encoding YifB family Mg chelatase-like AAA ATPase, which yields MFVKIKSAAFLGLKSYLVDVEVDSSHGLPGQSIVGLPDAAVKESRDRVKAAINNSGFEFPGGYFTINLAPADIRKEGPMYDLPIALGVLLASEQIGSKMLEDTAVFGELSLDGNVRPVEGMLPMCCALKEGNIKRAIVPKENADEAALVEQLEVIPVDCVNSAIDFLSGNKEIKAHKVDLEALFSKQAEYDCDFSEVKGQFHAKRALEVAAAGGHNILLSGPPGSGKTMLARRLPSILPPLSLAEALEVTKIYSISGMLPSRNSLITRRPFRSPHHTTSDIGITGGGRIPRPGEITLSHHGILFMDEFPEFGREVLEVLRQPLEDGDISICRAATSITYPAQFMLVAAMNPCPCGNFGDPTTECTCPPFKIQRYLQKLSGPLLDRIDIHVNVPRLKKEELISYPSGEASSSIRERVSMARKIQQERFSGTKISSNAKMTSKYVKKYCILDEEAEELMKKAILHFRLTGRSYDKILKISRTIADLETSEQISARHIAEAVQYRDGNFSGIL from the coding sequence ATGTTTGTCAAGATCAAAAGCGCAGCTTTCCTGGGATTAAAAAGTTATCTGGTAGATGTCGAAGTCGATTCAAGCCACGGACTGCCCGGACAGTCGATCGTCGGGCTTCCGGATGCGGCAGTAAAAGAGAGCCGCGACAGGGTCAAAGCGGCGATCAATAATTCCGGTTTTGAATTTCCCGGCGGTTATTTTACGATCAATCTTGCTCCTGCCGATATAAGAAAAGAAGGGCCGATGTATGACCTTCCGATCGCGCTCGGTGTCCTCCTTGCTTCAGAGCAGATAGGCTCAAAGATGCTCGAAGATACCGCTGTTTTCGGAGAACTTTCTTTGGACGGAAATGTCAGGCCGGTCGAGGGGATGCTTCCGATGTGCTGCGCCTTGAAAGAGGGAAACATCAAAAGAGCGATAGTCCCGAAAGAGAATGCAGATGAAGCAGCTCTTGTAGAACAACTTGAGGTCATTCCCGTTGACTGCGTCAATTCAGCCATTGATTTTTTGTCGGGCAATAAAGAGATAAAGGCACACAAGGTAGACCTTGAGGCTTTGTTTTCAAAACAAGCAGAATACGACTGTGATTTTTCAGAGGTCAAAGGCCAGTTCCATGCGAAAAGAGCGCTTGAGGTCGCGGCAGCCGGAGGCCATAACATCCTTTTATCCGGTCCTCCGGGCTCAGGCAAGACCATGCTTGCGAGAAGGCTTCCTTCCATACTTCCCCCGCTTTCGCTGGCAGAAGCACTCGAGGTAACTAAGATCTACAGTATCAGCGGCATGCTTCCATCAAGGAACTCCCTGATAACCAGAAGACCGTTCAGAAGCCCGCACCACACTACATCAGATATCGGGATAACCGGAGGCGGAAGGATACCACGTCCCGGGGAGATCACTCTGTCACATCACGGAATTTTGTTCATGGATGAGTTCCCGGAGTTCGGCAGGGAAGTACTTGAGGTCTTAAGGCAGCCGCTTGAGGACGGGGATATTTCTATCTGCAGGGCGGCTACGTCAATAACATATCCGGCGCAGTTCATGCTGGTCGCTGCGATGAACCCATGTCCCTGCGGCAATTTTGGGGACCCGACAACAGAGTGTACATGTCCTCCTTTTAAGATACAAAGATACCTTCAAAAACTGTCCGGACCGCTCCTGGACAGGATAGATATCCATGTGAATGTTCCGAGGTTGAAAAAGGAAGAGCTCATCTCTTACCCTTCGGGAGAAGCGTCTTCTTCGATCAGGGAAAGGGTGTCAATGGCCAGGAAAATCCAGCAGGAAAGATTCTCCGGCACAAAAATATCTTCGAACGCCAAGATGACGTCAAAATACGTGAAGAAATACTGCATCCTTGACGAAGAAGCTGAAGAATTGATGAAAAAGGCTATTTTGCATTTCAGATTGACAGGCAGGTCGTATGATAAGATCCTCAAGATTTCGCGGACAATAGCCGACCTCGAGACAAGCGAACAAATATCCGCCAGACATATTGCCGAAGCGGTGCAGTATAGGGATGGGAATTTCTCAGGGATATTGTAG